Proteins encoded in a region of the Vicia villosa cultivar HV-30 ecotype Madison, WI linkage group LG5, Vvil1.0, whole genome shotgun sequence genome:
- the LOC131602736 gene encoding thioredoxin-like protein YLS8, protein MSYMLPHLHSGWAVDQAILAEEERLVVIRFGHDWDETCMQMDEVLSSVAETIKNFAVIYLVDITEVPDFNTMYELYDPSTVMFFFRNKHIMIDLGTGNNNKINWAMKDKQEFIDIIETVYRGARKGRGLVIAPKDYSTKYRY, encoded by the exons atgtcGTACATGTTGCCTCACTTGCACTCAGGATGGGCCGTTGATCAGGCCATCCTCGCCGAAGAGGAACGTCTCGTTGTCATCCGTTTTGGCCACGATTGGGATGAAACTTGTATGCAG ATGGATGAGGTGCTGTCATCTGTTGCAGAAACAATAAAGAACTTTGCTGTGATATATCTTGTGGATATCACAGAGGTGCCTGATTTTAACACTATGTATGAGCTATATGACCCTTCCACAGTTATGTTCTTCTTTAGAAACAAGCACATCATGATAGATCTTGGCACCGGAAACAACAACAAGATCAATTGGGCTATGAAGGATAAACAGGAGTTTATTGACATCATTGAGACGGTTTATAGAGGTGCGAGGAAAGGACGTGGTCTTGTCATTGCGCCTAAAGATTACTCCACCAAGTACCGTTACTAA
- the LOC131607509 gene encoding uncharacterized protein LOC131607509, with translation MGEEEEEEIVQLEPNDEVQEYSWPVLRFDVSPHRTYHFHRQFITPTNPNNFLKAVKWSPDGSSFLTSSDDNALRLFALPGSDCEIPINTSDDEDSYAASLVMNEGESIHDFCWYPYMSAADPVTNVFATTTRDHPIHLWDATSAQLRCTYRAYDAMDEITAAFSVAFNPAGTKIFAGYNKCIRIFDLHRPGRDFTLHSTVKKDKKEGQTGIISALAFSPSHNGMLALGSYSQTTAIYTEDNMELLYVLHGQEGGVTHVQFSRDGNYLYTGGRKDPYILCWDVRNTVDCVYKLYRSAENTNQRILFDIEPSGQHLGTGGQDGLVHIYDLQTGQWVSSFEAALDTVNGFSFHPFLPHAVSSSGHRRFVMPDDGDGDADGDLCLSGRENCVSVWSLCYDSKMEDFKDDDSFNNQSGSGSLD, from the exons atgggagaagaagaagaagaggagatAGTTCAATTAGAACCCAATGATGAAGTCCAAGAGTACTCCTGGCCCGTCCTTCGCTTCGATGTCTCTCCTCATAGAACCTACCATTTCCACCGCCAGTTCATCACTCCCACTAACCCTAACAATTTCCTCAAAGCCGTTAAATGGTCACCGGATGGCTCCTCTTTTCTCACCTCCTCCGACGACAACGCTCTCCGCCTCTTCGCGCT ACCAGGCTCTGATTGTGAGATTCCGATAAATACTTCCGACGATGAAG ATTCCTATGCCGCGAGTTTAGTCATGAATGAAGGGGAGTCTATACATGATTTTTGTTGGTATCCTTACATGTCTGCCGCAG ATCCGGTGACCAATGTTTTTGCGACTACTACTCGTGATCATCCCATACATCTATGGGATGCTACATCAGCCCAG TTACGCTGCACATATCGGGCATATGATGCTATGGATGAAATTACTGCTGCTTTTTCTGTCGCTTTTAATCCTGCAGGAACTAA GATATTTGCCGGATACAACAAATGTATTAGGATTTTTGATTTACATCGCCCTGGTAGAGATTTTACATTGCATTCAACagtaaaaaaagataaaaaagaagGCCAAACAG GTATTATATCTGCATTGGCTTTTTCTCCATCTCATAATGGGATGCTGGCTTTGGGTTCTTATAGCCAAACTACTGCTATTTATACGGAAGATAACATGGAGCTTTTGTATGTTTTGCACGGTCAAGAAGGAGGAGTTACACAT GTCCAGTTTTCCAGAGATGGTAATTATTTATATACCGGAGGTCGGAAG GACCCTTATATACTCTGCTGGGATGTGCGCAATACTGTCGATTGTGTCTACAA GTTATACCGATCAGCGGAAAACACCAATCAGCGAATACTGTTTGATATCGAGCCTTCAGGACAGCATCTTGGTACAGGGGGCCAg GATGGTTTAGTGCATATTTACGATCTTCAAACTGGGCAGTGGGTGTCAAGTTTTGAGGCCGCATTAG ACACTGTGAATGGCTTCTCTTTCCATCCATTTCTTCCCCATGCTGTGTCATCCTCAGGCCATCGGAGATTTGTAATGCCAGATGATGGTGATGGCGATGCCGATGGAGATTTGTGTTTGAGTG GTCGTGAAAATTGTGTCTCAGTCTGGAGTTTATGTTATGATTCAAAGATGGAGGACTTCAAGGACGACGACAGTTTCAATAATCAGTCTGGAAGTGGATCCTTGGACTAA